A genomic stretch from Haloferax sp. Atlit-12N includes:
- a CDS encoding helix-turn-helix domain-containing protein encodes MESDRTLSALGNEYNPDILRAADEPHSAQEFSEMLDIPIATCYRRIEELTAAGLLELHDRVLSDEHRRTNVYRREVDEIVVRFEGDDYTVSVTERPEVKNKLDDVWQKITQD; translated from the coding sequence ATGGAGTCTGACAGGACCCTCTCGGCACTGGGGAACGAATACAACCCAGACATCCTCCGTGCCGCGGACGAACCCCACTCGGCACAGGAGTTCAGCGAGATGTTGGATATTCCCATCGCGACCTGTTATCGCCGAATCGAGGAACTGACGGCCGCGGGCCTCCTCGAACTGCACGACCGGGTTCTCTCCGACGAGCATCGACGAACGAACGTCTACCGCCGCGAAGTCGACGAAATCGTCGTCCGGTTCGAAGGCGACGACTACACGGTCAGCGTGACCGAGCGCCCGGAGGTGAAGAACAAACTCGACGACGTGTGGCAGAAGATTACGCAGGACTGA
- the cheY gene encoding chemotaxis protein CheY, which translates to MASKVLVVDDSAFMRNLLKQLLEGEHEVVGEAENGVEAVELYRELEPDVVTMDVVMPIRNGIEATSEIKSLDAGASVIMCTSVGQEEKMREAVEAGADGYITKPFQKPNVLQAIADVIQAEA; encoded by the coding sequence ATGGCAAGCAAGGTACTGGTCGTGGACGATTCTGCGTTCATGCGGAACCTCCTCAAACAGCTCCTCGAGGGTGAACACGAAGTCGTCGGCGAGGCCGAAAACGGGGTCGAAGCGGTGGAACTCTACCGCGAACTCGAACCCGATGTCGTCACGATGGACGTCGTGATGCCGATTCGAAACGGCATCGAAGCGACGTCCGAAATCAAGTCGCTCGACGCCGGCGCATCGGTCATCATGTGCACGTCGGTCGGACAGGAAGAGAAGATGCGCGAAGCGGTCGAAGCGGGGGCAGACGGCTACATCACGAAACCGTTCCAGAAGCCGAACGTGCTCCAGGCTATCGCCGACGTGATTCAGGCAGAGGCATGA
- a CDS encoding chemotaxis protein CheC: MNLDVRSLRTFSRLAHSGAEKAAGSLTTLAGIDTYVNVTKVELGTKADVENEFAERDLVSVHIGFSGGLDGHTVLAFSPESAERLVDALMPGIDATDAEGELAESSLKEVANIMLGGFIDGWADYLDTTVDITTPTYVDDENDGPLDHVDAEGFDNGGDDEHVLVFRNQLEAADNAIEFDLYMVPTASSIETIVEASGEDGALPVESFAAFSEMINDGANQASEDITAMTGIDTTVEVSRLSFVPIEGVPMSLTDAVRRGVVLEFSGTPSGYIAILFDEPSAENIASSLLPGMEGDEAMRQSAIQEIGNITTSGFLDGWANALETTIDISPPKHVHDIGSAIIDPLATDLAQSQEYAFLIDSTIRTDDDEFTCDIYALPDETELRKALKQLSPAA; this comes from the coding sequence ATGAATCTCGACGTCCGGTCGCTTCGCACGTTCAGTCGGCTCGCCCACTCGGGCGCGGAGAAAGCCGCGGGTTCGCTGACCACGCTCGCCGGCATCGACACGTATGTCAACGTCACCAAGGTCGAACTCGGGACGAAGGCGGACGTCGAAAACGAGTTCGCCGAACGCGACCTCGTGAGCGTCCATATCGGCTTTTCGGGCGGCTTAGACGGCCACACCGTGTTGGCGTTCTCGCCGGAGTCCGCAGAGCGCTTGGTCGACGCGCTGATGCCGGGTATCGACGCCACCGACGCCGAGGGCGAACTCGCCGAGAGTAGCCTGAAGGAGGTCGCGAACATCATGCTTGGCGGCTTCATCGACGGCTGGGCCGACTACCTCGACACCACCGTCGATATCACGACGCCGACCTACGTCGACGACGAAAACGACGGCCCGCTCGACCACGTCGACGCCGAGGGCTTCGACAACGGCGGCGACGACGAGCACGTCCTCGTCTTCCGTAACCAGTTGGAGGCCGCGGACAACGCCATCGAGTTCGACCTGTACATGGTGCCGACCGCTTCGTCCATCGAGACCATCGTTGAGGCGAGCGGCGAGGACGGCGCGCTCCCGGTCGAGTCGTTCGCCGCCTTCTCCGAGATGATAAACGACGGCGCGAATCAGGCCTCGGAGGACATCACGGCGATGACGGGCATCGACACGACCGTCGAGGTGAGCCGGCTGAGCTTCGTCCCCATCGAAGGGGTACCGATGTCTCTGACCGACGCGGTTCGCCGCGGCGTCGTCTTGGAGTTCAGCGGGACGCCGAGTGGCTACATCGCTATCCTCTTCGACGAGCCGTCGGCCGAGAACATTGCGAGCAGCCTTCTGCCGGGCATGGAAGGCGACGAGGCGATGCGCCAGAGCGCGATTCAAGAGATCGGAAACATCACGACCTCCGGCTTCCTCGACGGCTGGGCCAACGCGCTCGAGACGACTATCGACATCTCGCCGCCGAAGCACGTCCACGACATCGGGTCGGCCATCATCGACCCCCTCGCGACCGACCTCGCGCAGTCTCAGGAGTACGCGTTCCTCATCGATTCGACCATCCGGACGGACGATGACGAGTTCACCTGCGACATCTACGCGCTCCCCGACGAGACGGAACTGCGCAAGGCGCTCAAGCAACTCTCGCCCGCCGCGTGA
- a CDS encoding chemotaxis protein CheD has translation MQVYTTDTPAARSGRIKVGIADYAVSGDESTLTTSGLGSCIGVALYDSETRVSGLAHAMLPEADDDSEPAKFVDTGIELLLSEMRAAGADIDRVVAKIAGGSTMFDFTSADGDGSIGDRNVAATRATLDGFGIDVVAEDVGGSHGRSLELDSETGDLRVRSAKSGNHVL, from the coding sequence ATGCAAGTATACACCACGGACACGCCCGCGGCCCGCTCCGGTCGAATCAAGGTCGGAATCGCCGACTACGCCGTCTCCGGCGACGAGAGCACGCTGACCACGAGCGGTCTCGGCTCCTGTATCGGCGTCGCGTTGTACGACTCCGAGACCCGCGTCTCCGGTCTCGCACACGCGATGCTCCCGGAGGCGGACGACGACAGCGAGCCGGCGAAGTTCGTCGACACCGGCATCGAACTCCTGCTCTCGGAGATGCGAGCCGCCGGCGCGGACATCGACCGCGTCGTCGCGAAAATCGCTGGGGGGAGCACCATGTTCGACTTCACCTCGGCCGACGGTGACGGCAGTATCGGCGATAGAAACGTCGCCGCGACGCGAGCGACGCTCGACGGGTTCGGTATAGACGTCGTCGCCGAGGACGTCGGCGGCTCCCACGGTCGGTCGTTGGAACTCGACAGCGAGACCGGTGACCTCCGCGTTCGGAGCGCAAAAAGCGGCAACCACGTCCTCTGA
- a CDS encoding FlaD/FlaE family flagellar protein has translation MYLDPDEYDPDELRRIARDAPRPRRNGDGRFDDGRFDDSRFDDGRFDERSPFRFDNPLFDRSRQEASEALRSSQLEHLLVHQSRGEEDGVEKPYLRSLPDKYGAERVVFDWLEFLVLKGGFKRAMDALRYYQTVDWVTPDVEETLRDYLLGFSADVDEPTDFDVDDHLLSLVYVARLSSMV, from the coding sequence ATGTACTTGGACCCGGACGAATACGACCCAGACGAACTTCGACGTATCGCTCGTGACGCTCCACGACCCAGACGGAACGGCGACGGCCGCTTCGACGACGGTAGATTCGATGACAGCCGCTTCGACGACGGCCGGTTCGACGAGCGGAGCCCCTTCCGGTTCGACAACCCGCTTTTCGACCGGAGCCGACAGGAGGCGTCCGAGGCGCTCCGGTCGAGCCAGCTCGAACACCTGCTCGTCCACCAGTCTCGCGGCGAGGAAGACGGCGTCGAAAAGCCGTACCTCCGCTCGCTTCCGGACAAGTACGGCGCTGAGCGCGTCGTCTTCGACTGGCTCGAGTTCCTCGTCCTCAAAGGCGGGTTCAAGCGGGCGATGGACGCCCTCCGGTACTATCAGACGGTCGACTGGGTCACGCCCGACGTCGAGGAGACGCTCCGGGATTACCTCCTCGGCTTCTCCGCTGATGTCGACGAACCGACCGACTTCGACGTCGACGACCACCTGCTGAGCCTGGTCTACGTCGCCCGTCTCTCCTCGATGGTGTGA
- a CDS encoding histidine kinase N-terminal 7TM domain-containing protein — translation MTSVGQFPYAYALFAAGILAGVVTLVVLGRFRLYSRRVRLPFALLTLSGSIWATAYGFAFLATTPGAELFYAYLAWAGAAVVPTIWLIFALVYAGEDQLLTTQVVGFLAIEPAVAIALALTNNSHGLLGSSLDLWAATAPDNSGGAGLHHLVPLGPELPFVVHVIYGSGVALTGLTVIGKTYLRSSSIHRRQAGFLVVAGLIPLAALAGEFFFPIRINPVPLSIGVSSVVVLWALFRHQLFDITPIARDAILSEMRDAVVVLDEQDRIVESNGAASELLERPVDECIGEPVLESVRVPAEVRTVLEGRDRAEAVVEEGGTCRYFEIRSEVVGDQTHDRALLLVFYDVTERRHTEEEFRALIENSRDVITVLDEDGERTYTSPSMTEVLGYQTDALVGESVLDLVHPEDRDRVAGCLDEVISGDSPVRSEFRIRHKNGMWRRFETVGVNLLDDPAVDGVVLNSRDVTSRHRYEQRLRVLNRVLRHDLRNDMNVILGHADLLLDERIPAESKDHARTIKRKASSLVELGEQTRHIDTTLTRGSSGIEPVEVVERIEAQLDDIESDYPEAIVHRSLPDEAWVSADDLVESAIKHLIDNALEHNDRVIPEVGVTVERSATSTDFVEIRIADNGPGVPDAELSVLESGTETPLQHISGLGLWLVQWIIDRSNGQLRFAENDPRGTIAIVGLRSADRAVSVSDGGTVATESETD, via the coding sequence ATGACCAGCGTTGGGCAGTTCCCGTACGCGTACGCGCTGTTCGCCGCGGGCATCCTCGCGGGGGTCGTGACGCTCGTCGTCCTCGGTCGGTTCCGACTCTACTCTCGGCGGGTCCGCCTCCCGTTCGCGCTCCTGACGCTCTCCGGGAGTATCTGGGCCACCGCGTACGGCTTCGCCTTTCTCGCGACGACGCCGGGTGCCGAGTTGTTCTACGCCTATCTAGCCTGGGCCGGCGCGGCCGTGGTCCCCACGATATGGCTCATCTTCGCCCTCGTCTACGCCGGCGAGGACCAGCTGCTCACCACCCAGGTGGTCGGCTTCCTCGCCATCGAGCCCGCCGTCGCAATCGCCCTCGCGCTGACGAACAACTCTCACGGACTCCTCGGGTCCTCGCTCGACCTCTGGGCGGCCACCGCACCGGACAACTCCGGCGGAGCCGGTCTGCACCATCTCGTCCCGCTCGGTCCGGAACTCCCCTTTGTCGTACACGTGATTTACGGGTCCGGCGTCGCCCTCACCGGGCTGACCGTCATCGGAAAGACGTACCTCCGGAGTTCGAGCATCCATCGACGACAGGCCGGGTTTCTCGTCGTCGCCGGTCTCATCCCCCTCGCCGCACTCGCTGGTGAGTTCTTTTTCCCGATTCGAATCAACCCGGTCCCCCTCTCTATCGGCGTCAGTTCGGTCGTCGTGCTCTGGGCACTGTTCAGACACCAGCTGTTCGACATCACACCTATCGCCCGCGACGCAATTCTCTCGGAGATGCGGGACGCAGTCGTCGTCCTCGACGAACAGGACCGAATCGTCGAATCGAACGGTGCCGCCTCGGAGCTATTAGAGCGACCGGTGGACGAGTGTATCGGTGAGCCGGTCCTCGAAAGCGTTCGCGTTCCGGCCGAGGTCCGGACGGTTCTGGAGGGTCGAGACAGGGCTGAGGCGGTCGTCGAAGAGGGAGGCACCTGCCGTTACTTCGAGATCCGTTCCGAAGTGGTCGGCGACCAGACGCACGACCGCGCGCTCTTGCTCGTCTTCTACGACGTGACGGAGCGCCGGCACACCGAAGAGGAGTTCCGCGCGCTCATCGAGAACTCCCGGGACGTCATCACCGTCCTCGACGAGGACGGCGAACGGACCTACACGAGCCCCTCGATGACCGAGGTCCTCGGCTATCAGACCGACGCGCTCGTCGGCGAGTCGGTGCTCGACCTCGTCCACCCCGAAGACAGAGACCGGGTCGCAGGCTGCCTCGACGAGGTGATATCCGGCGACTCTCCCGTGCGCTCGGAGTTCAGAATCCGCCACAAAAACGGCATGTGGCGGCGGTTCGAGACGGTCGGCGTGAATCTCCTCGACGACCCCGCCGTCGACGGCGTCGTGTTGAACTCGCGGGACGTGACCAGTCGCCATCGCTACGAACAGCGCCTCCGGGTGCTGAACCGCGTCCTCCGACACGACCTCAGAAACGACATGAACGTCATCCTCGGCCACGCTGACCTCCTCCTCGACGAGCGCATCCCCGCCGAGTCGAAAGACCACGCCCGAACCATAAAGCGGAAGGCGTCGTCGCTGGTCGAACTCGGCGAGCAGACTCGCCACATCGACACGACGTTGACCCGCGGGTCGTCCGGAATCGAACCCGTCGAGGTCGTCGAGCGCATCGAGGCGCAGTTGGACGACATCGAGTCCGATTACCCCGAGGCCATCGTCCACCGGAGCCTCCCCGACGAGGCGTGGGTCTCCGCGGACGACCTCGTCGAATCGGCCATCAAACACCTCATCGACAACGCGCTCGAACACAACGACCGCGTCATTCCGGAAGTCGGCGTCACGGTCGAGCGCAGCGCGACCTCGACCGACTTCGTGGAGATTCGAATCGCCGACAACGGGCCGGGCGTCCCCGACGCCGAGCTCTCCGTCCTCGAATCGGGGACCGAGACGCCGCTCCAACACATCAGCGGACTCGGGCTCTGGTTGGTCCAGTGGATAATCGACCGCTCGAACGGTCAGCTTCGGTTCGCGGAGAACGACCCCAGGGGGACCATCGCAATCGTCGGCCTCCGGAGCGCCGACCGAGCGGTCTCCGTCAGCGACGGCGGAACAGTGGCGACCGAGTCGGAGACGGACTGA
- a CDS encoding FlaD/FlaE family flagellar protein, with protein MPRESRRSNVAEDPSGPGPRRDTSDRSFDWVDAPTNRTWSDVAHERLLATTAAVTSDGEPFLDEIPRTPRAERVLLEWCVHLVERLGGRGALEMASYYRDIGWIGDEPHDTIRERVVSFTVPSDFEDAPTEEDHVRSFSYVARLSAMAESE; from the coding sequence ATGCCGCGCGAGTCACGTCGTTCCAACGTCGCCGAAGACCCGAGCGGACCCGGACCCCGTCGGGACACCAGCGACCGGTCGTTCGACTGGGTCGACGCACCGACGAATCGGACGTGGAGCGACGTTGCCCACGAGCGTCTCCTCGCGACGACCGCGGCGGTCACGTCGGACGGCGAGCCGTTTCTCGACGAGATTCCGCGGACGCCGCGGGCCGAGCGGGTGCTTCTCGAATGGTGTGTCCACCTCGTCGAGCGATTGGGCGGCCGCGGCGCGCTGGAGATGGCGTCGTACTACCGCGATATCGGCTGGATAGGCGACGAGCCGCACGACACGATTCGCGAGCGGGTCGTCTCCTTTACGGTCCCCTCGGATTTCGAGGACGCGCCGACAGAAGAGGACCACGTCCGAAGTTTCTCCTACGTCGCCCGACTGTCGGCGATGGCCGAGTCGGAGTGA